The DNA region TACTTTCAGAGACAGCCTGAAGCACTTCATTGAGCAAACCATTGCGATCATGGCCCGTAATCTCAATATCCACGCTGTAGTTGGCTTCAATATTTTCTTCCCACTCTACTTCAATGACGCGAGCTGCTTCTTCCCCATCCGTACTGGACGGAATATTTGGGCAATCACTGCGATGCACGGAAACACCCCGTCCGCGTGTAACATACCCGATAATATCATCCCCTGGTACAGGATTGCAGCAGCGAGCAAAACGAACAAGCAAATTGTCTATGCCTTTGACACGGATGCCATTGGTCGGACGGGTTCTGCGTTCGGGTGCAGGCTTCAGCTCACGCATCTCGGAATTCAGTTCAAGCAAGCTGGATTCTTCCTGCTCCTTGCGAAGTTTCTCCGTTGCTTTGGTCACAATCTGTGCAGCCGTAATCCCACCGAACCCGACTGCTGCGAGCATATCCTCAATATCATTGAAAGCATACTTTTTGGCTGCTTCCTGCAACTTGTCATCCGTCATCCAGGCAGATGGATCAAGTCCCATCCGCTTCAGTTCTCGCTCACAACTCTCGCGTCCTTTTTCAACGTTTTCTTCCCGCCGTTCCTTCTTGAACCATTGCTTGATCTTCGCTCGTGCATGAGAGGATTTTGCAATTTTAAGCCAATCCTGGCTCGGTCCATATGAATGTTTGGACGTCAGAATTTCGATGATATCACCCGTTTTGAGATGATAATCGAGCGGAACGATACGACCATTCACTTTGGCACCAATCGTCCGATTACCCACCTCTGTATGGATTCTGTATGCAAAATCCAAAGGAACGGACCCTGTAGGCAATTCGATAACTTCCCCTTTTGGCGTGAATACAAACACCAGATCCGAGAAGAAATCCATTTTAAGCGATTCTACAAATTCAGACGCATCCTGCGCTTCATTTTGAAGTTCAAGAATCTCGCGGAAAAATGTAATTTTATCTTCAAAATTATTTCCGTTTCCGTTCGCAGCGCCTTCCTTGTAGGCCCAATGGGCAGCAATCCCGAATTCAGCGGTCCGGTGCATATCCCATGTCCGAATCTGAACTTCAGTCGGTTCACCATTCGGACCTACGACCGTTGTATGCAGCGATTGATACATATTCGCCTTCGGCATCGCGATATAGTCCTTGAAACGTCCAGGCATCGGTTTCCATAACGTGTGTATAATTCCGAGCGTAGCATAACAATCCTTGATGTTATCCACAATAATACGAATCGCAAGCAGATCATAAATCTCGTTAAACTGTTTGTTTTTCGTTGTCATTTTTTTGAACACGCTGTAGATGTGCTTAGGACGACCCGACAGATCTGCCTGAATTCCCATCTCATCCAGCTTGCTCGTAATGCCGTCCATAACGGTATCAATATATTGCTCACGTTCCGCACGCTTTTTGTGCATCAGGTTTGCAATTCGATAATATTGCTGCGGATTCAAATAACGGAGGGCGATGTCCTCCATTTCCCATTTGATCGCAGAGATACCCAGACGGTTCGCAATCGGACAGAAAATCTCCAACGTTTCATACGAAATCCGGCGTTGGCTTTCTTCCGACTGAAACTTGAGTGTCCGCATATTATGCAGACGGTCAGCCAATTTGATCACGATGACACGGATGTCCTGCGCCATGGCGATGAACATTTTGCGGTAGTTCTCGTTCTGCTGTTCTTCCTTGGAGCGGAACTGAATACGTTCCAGCTTCGTCAAGCCGTCAACAAGCATGGCACACGTATTGCCGAAATGATTGCGGATTTCTTCAAGTGAAACCGTAGTATCTTCTACTACATCATGAAGAAGCGCTGCAATTATGGAGATGGTGTCCATCTGCATGTTTACAACAATATCGGCAACCGCAAGCGGATGCAGAATATACGGTTCTCCCGATTTTCGCGTCTGTCCATGGTGGGCCTGATCAGCAAATTCGTAAGCTTCACGTATGCGCACCAGATCGGGTTCTTTGATATACGCCCCGGCCTTCTCGAGTAATTGCTCTATGCCCATTCTGATCTGTTCCGTGTCCTTTCTATACAAAATGGAACCCGTGACATAATATCAACACAGGTTCCCCGTAAAAGTAATTTCCTATAATTATGACGCTTCGCCCGTTTCCCGTCAACTACTGACGAATAAGAGCATATATCCATTTTTCTTAAGCGTTATGTATCATTTCTGAAAGATGTTGCCCCATATACGACACAGGGTGGGAATGCTCCTCATTTACTAGACATTATTGCCGTTATTTACCGAAATAGAAGGTCAAATTGTAGGAATATAAATTCTTTTACCCTGCTCAGCAGAAAAATGTTATTGCTTAATTATGAGAAACTCTGTACTATATTGAAGATTTGTGTTTCGGAAAAAGGAGATGAACATGCTTGCAACGTGAAATTCAGGTTAATCAAAAGATGCCACTCGGCTCAGGCTCACTGCTGAGTCTCCAGCATTTGTTCGCCATGTTTGGCAGTACGGTACTCGTGCCGAACCTGTTCGGTGTCGACCCAAGTATGATTTTGCTTATGAATGGTATTGGAACATTGCTGTACATACTTATGTGCAAAGGAAAAATCCCTGCTTATCTAGGGTCAAGCTTTGCGTTTATCGCGCCCGTTTCTTCCGTGTTAATCGCACACCCTAACAACGGATATTCCATGGCGCTTGGAGCGTTCATCATAACAGGCGTTGTTTTCTGCATTGTGGCTCTTGTCATCAAATATGCGGGAACAGGCTGGATTAACGTGGTATTCCCGCCAGCGGTTATGGGCGCCATTGTTGCCTTGATCGGTTTAGAACTTGTACCTGTGGCAGCCGGAATGGCTGGCCTGATCAATTCAAATCCTGCGGAGAATCCCGACTGGATACCTCAGGCTAAACCAATTATTTTAGCCATGGTTACTCTTGGTATCACTGTAATTGGAGCAGTAACGTTCCGCGGATTCCCCAAAATCATTCACATTCTGATCGGGATTGTATCCGGTTACGTGCTCGGATACTTTATGGGTGAAGTAAAGACGGCGAATATAGCGAACGCTGACTTTATCTCGCTGCCGACAGTAACGACACCGACATTTGACTGGTCCGTCATCTTCACCATTTTGCCTGTCGCCCTTGTTGTCATTGTCGAACACATCGGACATCTGCTTGTAACGAGCAGCATAGTGGGCAAAGATCTATCCAAAGATCCCGGTCTGCATCGCTCCCTGCTCGGAAACGGCGTTTCAACCATCCTTTCCGGTTTCGTTGGGTCCACGCCGAATACAACGTATGGTGAGAATATTGGGGTTATGGCTCTAACAAGAGTTTATTCCACCTATGTAATTGGCGGCGCAGCTGTCATTGCCATTGTGCTTTCTTTCTCTGGAACCTTCTCGGCTTTAGTGGCCAACATTCCTGTCCCGGTTATGGGTGGTGTATCCCTGCTTTTGTTCGGAGTTATTGCGGCATCCGGTTTGCGTATTCTGGTCGAGCAGAAAGTCGATTTCTCCAAACCGACCAATCTTTTGCTAACTACCCTTGTACTCGTCATTGGACTCAGTGGTACTGAGATCACACTGTATGGAGTTCATCTCAAAGGAATGGCTCTGGCAACCATCGTCGGAATTCTGCTGAGCTTGTTATTTAAACTATTTGAAGTATTGGGTTG from Paenibacillus sp. JNUCC-31 includes:
- the uraA gene encoding uracil permease produces the protein MQREIQVNQKMPLGSGSLLSLQHLFAMFGSTVLVPNLFGVDPSMILLMNGIGTLLYILMCKGKIPAYLGSSFAFIAPVSSVLIAHPNNGYSMALGAFIITGVVFCIVALVIKYAGTGWINVVFPPAVMGAIVALIGLELVPVAAGMAGLINSNPAENPDWIPQAKPIILAMVTLGITVIGAVTFRGFPKIIHILIGIVSGYVLGYFMGEVKTANIANADFISLPTVTTPTFDWSVIFTILPVALVVIVEHIGHLLVTSSIVGKDLSKDPGLHRSLLGNGVSTILSGFVGSTPNTTYGENIGVMALTRVYSTYVIGGAAVIAIVLSFSGTFSALVANIPVPVMGGVSLLLFGVIAASGLRILVEQKVDFSKPTNLLLTTLVLVIGLSGTEITLYGVHLKGMALATIVGILLSLLFKLFEVLGWSNDQTEKQPLTERTPD
- a CDS encoding RelA/SpoT family protein, whose translation is MGIEQLLEKAGAYIKEPDLVRIREAYEFADQAHHGQTRKSGEPYILHPLAVADIVVNMQMDTISIIAALLHDVVEDTTVSLEEIRNHFGNTCAMLVDGLTKLERIQFRSKEEQQNENYRKMFIAMAQDIRVIVIKLADRLHNMRTLKFQSEESQRRISYETLEIFCPIANRLGISAIKWEMEDIALRYLNPQQYYRIANLMHKKRAEREQYIDTVMDGITSKLDEMGIQADLSGRPKHIYSVFKKMTTKNKQFNEIYDLLAIRIIVDNIKDCYATLGIIHTLWKPMPGRFKDYIAMPKANMYQSLHTTVVGPNGEPTEVQIRTWDMHRTAEFGIAAHWAYKEGAANGNGNNFEDKITFFREILELQNEAQDASEFVESLKMDFFSDLVFVFTPKGEVIELPTGSVPLDFAYRIHTEVGNRTIGAKVNGRIVPLDYHLKTGDIIEILTSKHSYGPSQDWLKIAKSSHARAKIKQWFKKERREENVEKGRESCERELKRMGLDPSAWMTDDKLQEAAKKYAFNDIEDMLAAVGFGGITAAQIVTKATEKLRKEQEESSLLELNSEMRELKPAPERRTRPTNGIRVKGIDNLLVRFARCCNPVPGDDIIGYVTRGRGVSVHRSDCPNIPSSTDGEEAARVIEVEWEENIEANYSVDIEITGHDRNGLLNEVLQAVSESKTNISAVTGRTDKNKLALVHVTILIRNTEHLHSVVERIKRVKDVYSVHRIMQ